The Fibrobacter sp. sequence TTGCCGTAACTGTCAGGAGGCTCAAATGGAATACTCCGTAACGAACATGTTTGCTGAAAAGATGGATGAGAACGTCTACGTGAAGGCCTTTGTGCAAGGCTCTGAAACGGAACAGCGCGAAATGCCCCCGCTGGTGTCGGTGCTGATGGCCAGCTACAATCACGAAAAGTACGTGGAAGCCGCCGTCCGCTCGATTATGGCGCAGAAGGGCGTTGCCTTCGAACTCATTGTCATTGATGACGGCAGTACGGATTCTTCGCCCGAAATTCTGGAACGCCTGCAGGCCGAACTCCGGTTCACTTATATCCACCGCCCGAACCAGGGCCTCGTGCCGACGATGAACAATCTCTTTTCGATGGCACATGGCAAGTACTTCTGTTCGTTCGCGTCCGATGACATTATGCCGCAAGGGAGGCTCGCAAAGCAGAGCGCCTATCTGGAATCGCATCCGGAAGACCCGCTGTGCTTCGGCCAGATTGTGCTGATGGACAAAGACGGCAATCATGGCGAAAAGTTCGACCCGCGCTACACGCGTTCTGTTCCGCGAGTGACCTTCGACGAGTTCTTTTTGGGCCAGAAGGAAGTTCACGGCTGCTCCGAGATGATCCGGTTGGATTTTTTCCGCGAACACGGTGGCTACGATACGGAGTTTCCGTTCGAGGATTTCCCCCAGTGGCTCAAGTTCTTCAAGATTTGCGGCTCGCTGCCTGTTCTGCCCGTGAATTGCTGTTACTACCGACAGCACGGCAACAACATGTCGCTCGACAACACGCTGATGTACGGTACTTTTTTGAAGGTGC is a genomic window containing:
- a CDS encoding glycosyltransferase; translation: MEYSVTNMFAEKMDENVYVKAFVQGSETEQREMPPLVSVLMASYNHEKYVEAAVRSIMAQKGVAFELIVIDDGSTDSSPEILERLQAELRFTYIHRPNQGLVPTMNNLFSMAHGKYFCSFASDDIMPQGRLAKQSAYLESHPEDPLCFGQIVLMDKDGNHGEKFDPRYTRSVPRVTFDEFFLGQKEVHGCSEMIRLDFFREHGGYDTEFPFEDFPQWLKFFKICGSLPVLPVNCCYYRQHGNNMSLDNTLMYGTFLKVLERYSDHKRYKEAVNIWKSHWFSMLAYRDKKDAIRKLPQLWSFSLPFLKRFPKLFIPRFLLKR